One Tunturibacter gelidoferens genomic region harbors:
- a CDS encoding acetamidase/formamidase family protein has product MPANPARLAALATAALLTLPAAAQQTQTLLATPTTVAWGFYSAKATPALTVHSGDTVTIQTLSTCGSPDRLKSLGIAASDIPPYVEDIYKNYPASEKGPGGHILTGPIAITDAEPGDVLEVRIQKINIDVPWACNGFSPGRGFLPNDFPYSRTRIIPLDREKMIGHFAPGIDIPLHPFFGSMGIAPPESAGKYNSAPPWMHAGNIDNKEMVAGTTLYIPVNAKGALFEAGDGHAGQGNGEVDITALETQLTGTFQFIVHKDQHLLWPRGETPTAYIAMGFDEDLKTATEMAVRNMITFLSEEIPDQIPGHPPLTRDDAYALISTACDVDITQLVDTKSGVHVLCPKNLFVRSSNRH; this is encoded by the coding sequence ATGCCCGCCAACCCCGCCCGCCTCGCCGCCCTGGCCACCGCTGCCCTCCTCACCCTACCCGCCGCCGCCCAGCAAACCCAAACCCTCCTGGCCACTCCCACCACCGTAGCCTGGGGCTTCTACTCCGCCAAAGCCACCCCCGCCCTCACCGTCCACTCCGGCGACACGGTCACCATCCAGACCCTCTCCACCTGCGGCTCCCCCGACCGCCTCAAATCCCTCGGCATCGCCGCCTCCGACATTCCCCCCTACGTCGAAGACATCTACAAAAACTATCCCGCCTCCGAAAAAGGTCCCGGCGGCCACATCCTTACCGGCCCCATCGCCATCACCGACGCCGAACCCGGCGACGTCCTCGAAGTCCGCATCCAAAAGATCAACATCGACGTCCCCTGGGCCTGCAACGGCTTCAGCCCCGGCCGCGGCTTCCTCCCCAACGACTTCCCCTACAGCCGCACCCGCATCATCCCCCTCGACCGCGAAAAGATGATCGGCCACTTCGCCCCCGGCATCGACATCCCCCTCCACCCCTTCTTCGGCTCCATGGGCATCGCCCCACCCGAGTCCGCCGGCAAGTACAACTCCGCCCCACCCTGGATGCACGCCGGCAACATCGACAACAAGGAGATGGTCGCCGGCACCACCCTCTACATCCCCGTCAACGCCAAGGGAGCCCTCTTCGAAGCAGGCGACGGTCATGCCGGCCAGGGCAACGGCGAAGTCGACATCACCGCCCTCGAAACCCAGCTCACCGGCACCTTCCAGTTCATCGTCCATAAAGATCAACACCTGTTGTGGCCCCGCGGCGAAACCCCCACCGCCTACATTGCCATGGGCTTCGACGAAGACCTCAAAACCGCCACCGAGATGGCCGTCCGCAACATGATCACCTTCCTGTCAGAGGAGATACCAGACCAGATCCCCGGCCACCCCCCTCTCACCCGCGACGACGCCTACGCCCTCATCTCCACCGCCTGCGATGTCGACATCACCCAACTCGTCGACACCAAAAGCGGCGTCCACGTCCTCTGCCCCAAAAACCTCTTCGTCCGCAGTTCAAATCGTCACTAA
- the murC gene encoding UDP-N-acetylmuramate--L-alanine ligase: MFVPGHFLFAPSQRIHFIGIGGIGMSGIAEILLTMGYSVSGSDLRRSSVTDRLLGMGARIFEGHVASNAAASDVVVTSSAVAKDNPEVMEARERKIPVIQRAEMLAELMRLKYGIAVAGMHGKTTTTSMVAAVLAGGGLDPTVVVGGRVNALGSNARLGNSQYLVAEADESDRSFLKLSPVLAVVTNLDREHMDCYRDMEDVEGAFVEFMDKLPFYGATTACVDNALLRTVLPRVRRKVYTYGESVDADFRVEMMPKDAECHSAFAVNYKGLVLGTFRLHVPGRHNVLNAAAAVAVGVQLGVAPDQIAAGLETFRGVDRRFQIKGEVRSVTVVDDYGHHPTEILATLRAAKDCGYSRVHVLFQPHRFTRTRDLMAEFAGAFEDADTVEVLDIYAASETPIAGVDAHALVRAIRATGGVRVEYAASVAEGVDVLAREAKAGEVILTLGAGSVSQAGAALLEALSENGATNG, translated from the coding sequence ATGTTTGTGCCTGGGCATTTTTTGTTTGCGCCGTCGCAGCGGATTCATTTTATTGGGATCGGCGGAATTGGGATGAGCGGGATCGCGGAGATTCTGCTGACGATGGGGTATTCGGTCTCGGGGAGCGACTTGCGGCGGAGTTCGGTGACGGATCGTCTGTTGGGGATGGGGGCGCGGATCTTCGAGGGGCATGTTGCGAGCAATGCGGCGGCTAGTGATGTGGTGGTGACCAGCTCGGCCGTGGCGAAGGACAATCCCGAGGTGATGGAGGCGCGGGAGCGGAAGATTCCGGTGATTCAGCGGGCGGAGATGCTGGCGGAGTTGATGCGGCTGAAGTATGGGATTGCTGTGGCAGGGATGCATGGGAAGACTACGACGACCTCGATGGTGGCGGCGGTTTTGGCTGGAGGCGGGTTGGATCCGACGGTGGTGGTGGGCGGGCGGGTGAATGCACTGGGGTCGAATGCGCGGCTGGGGAACTCGCAGTACCTGGTGGCGGAGGCGGATGAGAGCGACCGGAGTTTTTTGAAGCTGTCGCCAGTGTTGGCAGTGGTGACGAATCTGGATCGCGAACATATGGATTGTTATCGCGATATGGAGGATGTCGAGGGAGCGTTTGTGGAGTTTATGGACAAGCTGCCGTTCTATGGAGCGACTACGGCTTGTGTTGATAATGCACTGCTGCGAACGGTGCTGCCGAGGGTGAGGCGGAAGGTCTATACGTATGGCGAGAGTGTGGATGCGGATTTTCGTGTCGAGATGATGCCAAAGGATGCGGAGTGTCACTCGGCGTTTGCGGTGAACTACAAGGGACTGGTGCTGGGAACGTTTCGGCTGCATGTTCCGGGACGGCACAATGTGCTGAACGCTGCGGCTGCGGTGGCGGTAGGGGTTCAGTTGGGAGTGGCTCCGGACCAGATTGCTGCGGGGCTGGAGACGTTTCGTGGGGTGGATCGGCGATTTCAGATCAAGGGTGAGGTGCGGAGTGTGACGGTGGTGGATGACTATGGGCATCATCCGACGGAGATTCTGGCTACGCTGCGGGCGGCGAAGGATTGTGGGTACTCGCGGGTGCATGTTTTATTTCAGCCGCATCGATTTACGCGCACGAGGGACTTGATGGCGGAGTTTGCGGGAGCTTTCGAAGATGCGGATACGGTTGAGGTTCTGGATATTTATGCCGCTAGTGAAACTCCCATTGCGGGTGTGGATGCGCATGCGCTGGTGAGGGCGATTCGGGCCACGGGTGGGGTGCGGGTGGAGTATGCGGCTTCGGTGGCTGAGGGTGTTGACGTGCTGGCGCGGGAGGCTAAGGCGGGAGAGGTGATTTTGACGCTGGGGGCGGGGAGCGTATCGCAGGCGGGAGCGGCGCTGCTGGAAGCTTTATCTGAAAATGGGGCGACGAACGGGTGA
- a CDS encoding cell division protein FtsQ/DivIB, with translation MLEAPEKNYVSESRGSRGPRRVSASPERRLRRDLSEDFADDPHWDDDAPVGRRKAGVRVRFRGVPATKWGRIAAGCGVVVLLGVCAGLFAMARSFLLHDERFVIPASSSIEFQGNAHVTRAQLLSVFGEDVERNIFTVSLAQRRAELERLPWVAHATVMRLLPNRMRVSIVERTPVAFVRQGNHIGLVDGNGVLLDMPVEAKPDGKYSFPVVTGISADDPLSTRSARMKIYERFTTELDGSGEKISQGLSEVDLSNPEDVKALIPDKSSEVLVHFGDADFLDRYKRFEEHLPEWRTVYPKLSSVDMRYERQVVLEMQPGAGVPVASSPNGAAVMAADSKAAAATPQDAGTAEAKQVTKPVAKVAAKPRLAVHPAPVKHAGVGERPGAKAPAKKVDPKAKKHVVVAKHRPVVGKPSAGSTQYHPPQAVQP, from the coding sequence GTGCTAGAGGCGCCTGAAAAGAACTACGTCTCGGAGTCTCGAGGTTCGAGAGGGCCGCGGCGGGTGTCGGCTTCGCCGGAGCGGAGGCTGCGTCGCGATCTTAGCGAGGATTTTGCGGATGATCCGCACTGGGACGATGATGCTCCGGTGGGACGACGCAAGGCTGGGGTGCGGGTGCGGTTTCGCGGTGTGCCTGCCACGAAGTGGGGAAGGATCGCTGCGGGCTGTGGGGTGGTGGTTCTACTCGGGGTTTGCGCCGGGTTGTTTGCGATGGCGAGGAGCTTTCTGCTGCACGATGAGCGATTTGTGATTCCGGCATCGTCATCGATTGAGTTTCAGGGGAATGCGCATGTGACGCGGGCGCAGCTGCTGAGCGTCTTTGGAGAAGATGTGGAGCGGAATATCTTTACCGTGTCGCTAGCGCAGAGGCGCGCGGAGCTGGAGCGGCTGCCCTGGGTGGCGCATGCGACGGTGATGCGGTTGCTGCCGAACCGGATGCGCGTGTCGATTGTGGAACGGACGCCGGTGGCGTTTGTGCGGCAGGGAAATCATATTGGTCTGGTGGATGGGAACGGCGTGCTGCTGGATATGCCGGTGGAGGCCAAGCCGGATGGGAAGTACTCGTTTCCGGTGGTGACGGGGATCTCGGCGGACGATCCCTTGTCGACGCGTTCGGCGCGGATGAAGATCTATGAGCGGTTTACGACGGAGCTGGATGGATCGGGAGAGAAGATCTCGCAGGGGTTGAGCGAAGTGGACCTTTCGAACCCCGAGGACGTGAAGGCGCTGATTCCGGATAAGTCGAGTGAGGTGCTTGTTCACTTTGGCGACGCGGATTTTTTGGATCGGTACAAGAGATTTGAAGAACATCTGCCGGAGTGGCGGACGGTTTATCCAAAACTTTCGTCGGTGGATATGCGGTATGAACGGCAGGTGGTGCTGGAGATGCAGCCGGGCGCGGGTGTGCCTGTGGCTTCATCGCCGAACGGTGCGGCGGTGATGGCGGCTGATTCGAAGGCGGCTGCAGCGACGCCCCAGGATGCGGGGACCGCTGAGGCGAAGCAAGTGACGAAGCCCGTTGCGAAGGTGGCTGCAAAGCCTCGGCTTGCGGTACATCCTGCGCCGGTGAAACATGCGGGTGTAGGGGAGAGACCTGGGGCAAAGGCTCCGGCGAAGAAGGTTGATCCGAAGGCCAAGAAACATGTTGTCGTTGCGAAGCACCGTCCGGTTGTTGGTAAGCCATCGGCTGGTTCGACGCAGTATCATCCTCCCCAGGCGGTTCAACCATGA